From Etheostoma spectabile isolate EspeVRDwgs_2016 chromosome 8, UIUC_Espe_1.0, whole genome shotgun sequence, a single genomic window includes:
- the klc1b gene encoding kinesin light chain 1b isoform X8 yields MSTMVYPREEKLEKLSQEEIISNTKLVIQGLEALKNEHNSILHSLLETIKCLKKDEEANLVHEKSNLLRKSVEMIELGLGEAQVMMALSNHLNAVESEKQKLRAQVRRLCQENQWLRDELANTQQKLQKSEQSVAQLEEEKKHLEFMNQLKKYDEDVSPTQEEKDREAPKDSLDDLFPNDEEEQGPGMQHQHNSAAVAAAQQGGYEIPARLRTLHNLVIQYASQGRYEVAVPLCKQALEDLEKTSGHDHPDVATMLNILALVYRDQNKYKEAAHLLNDALSIREKTLGKDHPAVAATLNNLAVLYGKRGKYKEAEPLCKRALEIREKVLGKDHPDVAKQLNNLALLCQNQGKYEEVEYYYCRALEIYESRLGPDDANVAKTKNNLASCFLKQGKYKEAEILYKEILTRAHEKEFGSVDAENKPIWMHAEEREEMSKGKHRDNTPYGEYGGWYKACKVNSPTVNTTLRNLGALYRRQGKLEAAETLEECAVRSRKQGIDPIHQTRVVEILKDTDGDRRRSRDSLSSVKYESGSETGEEA; encoded by the exons ATGTCCACCATGGTGTATCCACGGGAAGAGAAGCTGGAGAAGCTCTCTCAGGAAGAGATCATCTCCAACACAAAGCTGGTGATCCAGGGTCTGGAGGCCCTGAAGAATGAGCACAACTCCATCCTCCACAGCCTCCTAGAGACCATCAAGTGCTTAAAGAAGGATGAAGAGGCCAACCTGGTGCACGAGAAGTCCAACCTGCTGCGCAAGTCAGTGGAGATGATTGAACTGGGCCTGGGAGAAGCTCAG GTGATGATGGCCCTGTCCAACCACCTGAACGCCGTGGAGTCTGAGAAGCAGAAGCTGCGCGCGCAGGTGAGGAGGCTGTGCCAGGAAAACCAGTGGCTGCGGGACGAGCTGGCCAACACCCAGCAGAAGCTGCAGAAGAGCGAGCAGAGCGTGgcccagctggaggaggagaagaagcaCCTGGAGTTCATGAACCAGCTCAAAAAGTACGATGAAGACGTCTCACCCACT CAGGAGGAGAAGGACCGAGAAGCACCCAAGGACTCCCTGGACGACCTCTTCCCCAACGATGAGGAGGAGCAGGGCCCAGGAA tgcaacaccaacacaacaGTGCAGCCGTGGCTGCAGCCCAGCAGGGAGGCTACGAGATCCCGGCCCGTCTGAGAACCCTGCACAACCTGGTGATCCAGTATGCCTCCCAGGGCCGGTACGAGGTGGCTGTCCCCCTCTGCAAGCAGGCTTTGGAGGACTTGGAGAAGACTTCTGGACACGACCACCCTGACGTGGCCACCATGCTCAACATATTGGCCTTGGTCTATAG AGATCAGAACAAATACAAAGAGGCGGCCCATCTGCTCAACGATGCTCTGTCCATCCGTGAGAAAACCCTGGGCAAAGACCATCCCGCT GTTGCCGCGACACTGAACAACTTGGCTGTGCTGTATGGAAAGAGGGGAAAGTACAAGGAGGCTGAACCTCTGTGTAAGAGGGCTCTGGAGATCAGAGAAAAG GTCCTGGGGAAGGACCACCCAGATGTGGCCAAACAGCTCAACAACCTGGCTCTGCTCTGCCAGAACCAGGGCAAATATGAGGAGGTGGAGTACTACTACTGCCGTGCCCTGGAGATCTACGAGAGCAGGCTGGGCCCAGATGATGCCAATGTGGCCAAAACCAAGAATAACCTG GCGTCCTGCTTTCTCAAACAGGGGAAATACAAGGAGGCTGAGATTCTGTACAAAGAGATTCTGACTCGTGCTCATGAGAAAGAGTTTGGATCTGTTGATG CTGAAAACAAGCCCATCTGGATGCAtgcagaggaaagagaggagatgAGCAAG GGCAAGCACAGAGACAACACTCCATACGGAGAGTACGGAGGCTGGTACAAGGCCTGCAAAGTCAACAG CCCTACCGTGAACACCACCCTGAGGAACCTGGGCGCCCTGTACCGCCGACAGGGCAAGCTCGAGGCTGCTGAGACTCTGGAAGAGTGTGCTGTGAGGTCCCGCAAGCAG GGCATTGACCCAATCCACCAGACACGTGTGGTGGAGATCCTGAAGGATACAGACGGCGACAGGCGAAGGAGCAGGGACAGCCTGAGCAGCGTTAAGTATGAGAGCGGCTCTGAGACCGGCGAGGAA GCCTAA
- the klc1b gene encoding kinesin light chain 1b isoform X6, translated as MSTMVYPREEKLEKLSQEEIISNTKLVIQGLEALKNEHNSILHSLLETIKCLKKDEEANLVHEKSNLLRKSVEMIELGLGEAQVMMALSNHLNAVESEKQKLRAQVRRLCQENQWLRDELANTQQKLQKSEQSVAQLEEEKKHLEFMNQLKKYDEDVSPTQEEKDREAPKDSLDDLFPNDEEEQGPGMQHQHNSAAVAAAQQGGYEIPARLRTLHNLVIQYASQGRYEVAVPLCKQALEDLEKTSGHDHPDVATMLNILALVYRDQNKYKEAAHLLNDALSIREKTLGKDHPAVAATLNNLAVLYGKRGKYKEAEPLCKRALEIREKVLGKDHPDVAKQLNNLALLCQNQGKYEEVEYYYCRALEIYESRLGPDDANVAKTKNNLASCFLKQGKYKEAEILYKEILTRAHEKEFGSVDAENKPIWMHAEEREEMSKGKHRDNTPYGEYGGWYKACKVNSPTVNTTLRNLGALYRRQGKLEAAETLEECAVRSRKQGIDPIHQTRVVEILKDTDGDRRRSRDSLSSVKYESGSETGEEVSMGVEWNGA; from the exons ATGTCCACCATGGTGTATCCACGGGAAGAGAAGCTGGAGAAGCTCTCTCAGGAAGAGATCATCTCCAACACAAAGCTGGTGATCCAGGGTCTGGAGGCCCTGAAGAATGAGCACAACTCCATCCTCCACAGCCTCCTAGAGACCATCAAGTGCTTAAAGAAGGATGAAGAGGCCAACCTGGTGCACGAGAAGTCCAACCTGCTGCGCAAGTCAGTGGAGATGATTGAACTGGGCCTGGGAGAAGCTCAG GTGATGATGGCCCTGTCCAACCACCTGAACGCCGTGGAGTCTGAGAAGCAGAAGCTGCGCGCGCAGGTGAGGAGGCTGTGCCAGGAAAACCAGTGGCTGCGGGACGAGCTGGCCAACACCCAGCAGAAGCTGCAGAAGAGCGAGCAGAGCGTGgcccagctggaggaggagaagaagcaCCTGGAGTTCATGAACCAGCTCAAAAAGTACGATGAAGACGTCTCACCCACT CAGGAGGAGAAGGACCGAGAAGCACCCAAGGACTCCCTGGACGACCTCTTCCCCAACGATGAGGAGGAGCAGGGCCCAGGAA tgcaacaccaacacaacaGTGCAGCCGTGGCTGCAGCCCAGCAGGGAGGCTACGAGATCCCGGCCCGTCTGAGAACCCTGCACAACCTGGTGATCCAGTATGCCTCCCAGGGCCGGTACGAGGTGGCTGTCCCCCTCTGCAAGCAGGCTTTGGAGGACTTGGAGAAGACTTCTGGACACGACCACCCTGACGTGGCCACCATGCTCAACATATTGGCCTTGGTCTATAG AGATCAGAACAAATACAAAGAGGCGGCCCATCTGCTCAACGATGCTCTGTCCATCCGTGAGAAAACCCTGGGCAAAGACCATCCCGCT GTTGCCGCGACACTGAACAACTTGGCTGTGCTGTATGGAAAGAGGGGAAAGTACAAGGAGGCTGAACCTCTGTGTAAGAGGGCTCTGGAGATCAGAGAAAAG GTCCTGGGGAAGGACCACCCAGATGTGGCCAAACAGCTCAACAACCTGGCTCTGCTCTGCCAGAACCAGGGCAAATATGAGGAGGTGGAGTACTACTACTGCCGTGCCCTGGAGATCTACGAGAGCAGGCTGGGCCCAGATGATGCCAATGTGGCCAAAACCAAGAATAACCTG GCGTCCTGCTTTCTCAAACAGGGGAAATACAAGGAGGCTGAGATTCTGTACAAAGAGATTCTGACTCGTGCTCATGAGAAAGAGTTTGGATCTGTTGATG CTGAAAACAAGCCCATCTGGATGCAtgcagaggaaagagaggagatgAGCAAG GGCAAGCACAGAGACAACACTCCATACGGAGAGTACGGAGGCTGGTACAAGGCCTGCAAAGTCAACAG CCCTACCGTGAACACCACCCTGAGGAACCTGGGCGCCCTGTACCGCCGACAGGGCAAGCTCGAGGCTGCTGAGACTCTGGAAGAGTGTGCTGTGAGGTCCCGCAAGCAG GGCATTGACCCAATCCACCAGACACGTGTGGTGGAGATCCTGAAGGATACAGACGGCGACAGGCGAAGGAGCAGGGACAGCCTGAGCAGCGTTAAGTATGAGAGCGGCTCTGAGACCGGCGAGGAAGTGAGTATGGGCGTGGAGTGGAACGGG GCCTAA
- the klc1b gene encoding kinesin light chain 1b isoform X7 translates to MSTMVYPREEKLEKLSQEEIISNTKLVIQGLEALKNEHNSILHSLLETIKCLKKDEEANLVHEKSNLLRKSVEMIELGLGEAQVMMALSNHLNAVESEKQKLRAQVRRLCQENQWLRDELANTQQKLQKSEQSVAQLEEEKKHLEFMNQLKKYDEDVSPTQEEKDREAPKDSLDDLFPNDEEEQGPGMQHQHNSAAVAAAQQGGYEIPARLRTLHNLVIQYASQGRYEVAVPLCKQALEDLEKTSGHDHPDVATMLNILALVYRDQNKYKEAAHLLNDALSIREKTLGKDHPAVAATLNNLAVLYGKRGKYKEAEPLCKRALEIREKVLGKDHPDVAKQLNNLALLCQNQGKYEEVEYYYCRALEIYESRLGPDDANVAKTKNNLASCFLKQGKYKEAEILYKEILTRAHEKEFGSVDAENKPIWMHAEEREEMSKGKHRDNTPYGEYGGWYKACKVNSPTVNTTLRNLGALYRRQGKLEAAETLEECAVRSRKQSNTGIDPIHQTRVVEILKDTDGDRRRSRDSLSSVKYESGSETGEEA, encoded by the exons ATGTCCACCATGGTGTATCCACGGGAAGAGAAGCTGGAGAAGCTCTCTCAGGAAGAGATCATCTCCAACACAAAGCTGGTGATCCAGGGTCTGGAGGCCCTGAAGAATGAGCACAACTCCATCCTCCACAGCCTCCTAGAGACCATCAAGTGCTTAAAGAAGGATGAAGAGGCCAACCTGGTGCACGAGAAGTCCAACCTGCTGCGCAAGTCAGTGGAGATGATTGAACTGGGCCTGGGAGAAGCTCAG GTGATGATGGCCCTGTCCAACCACCTGAACGCCGTGGAGTCTGAGAAGCAGAAGCTGCGCGCGCAGGTGAGGAGGCTGTGCCAGGAAAACCAGTGGCTGCGGGACGAGCTGGCCAACACCCAGCAGAAGCTGCAGAAGAGCGAGCAGAGCGTGgcccagctggaggaggagaagaagcaCCTGGAGTTCATGAACCAGCTCAAAAAGTACGATGAAGACGTCTCACCCACT CAGGAGGAGAAGGACCGAGAAGCACCCAAGGACTCCCTGGACGACCTCTTCCCCAACGATGAGGAGGAGCAGGGCCCAGGAA tgcaacaccaacacaacaGTGCAGCCGTGGCTGCAGCCCAGCAGGGAGGCTACGAGATCCCGGCCCGTCTGAGAACCCTGCACAACCTGGTGATCCAGTATGCCTCCCAGGGCCGGTACGAGGTGGCTGTCCCCCTCTGCAAGCAGGCTTTGGAGGACTTGGAGAAGACTTCTGGACACGACCACCCTGACGTGGCCACCATGCTCAACATATTGGCCTTGGTCTATAG AGATCAGAACAAATACAAAGAGGCGGCCCATCTGCTCAACGATGCTCTGTCCATCCGTGAGAAAACCCTGGGCAAAGACCATCCCGCT GTTGCCGCGACACTGAACAACTTGGCTGTGCTGTATGGAAAGAGGGGAAAGTACAAGGAGGCTGAACCTCTGTGTAAGAGGGCTCTGGAGATCAGAGAAAAG GTCCTGGGGAAGGACCACCCAGATGTGGCCAAACAGCTCAACAACCTGGCTCTGCTCTGCCAGAACCAGGGCAAATATGAGGAGGTGGAGTACTACTACTGCCGTGCCCTGGAGATCTACGAGAGCAGGCTGGGCCCAGATGATGCCAATGTGGCCAAAACCAAGAATAACCTG GCGTCCTGCTTTCTCAAACAGGGGAAATACAAGGAGGCTGAGATTCTGTACAAAGAGATTCTGACTCGTGCTCATGAGAAAGAGTTTGGATCTGTTGATG CTGAAAACAAGCCCATCTGGATGCAtgcagaggaaagagaggagatgAGCAAG GGCAAGCACAGAGACAACACTCCATACGGAGAGTACGGAGGCTGGTACAAGGCCTGCAAAGTCAACAG CCCTACCGTGAACACCACCCTGAGGAACCTGGGCGCCCTGTACCGCCGACAGGGCAAGCTCGAGGCTGCTGAGACTCTGGAAGAGTGTGCTGTGAGGTCCCGCAAGCAG AGCAACACA GGCATTGACCCAATCCACCAGACACGTGTGGTGGAGATCCTGAAGGATACAGACGGCGACAGGCGAAGGAGCAGGGACAGCCTGAGCAGCGTTAAGTATGAGAGCGGCTCTGAGACCGGCGAGGAA GCCTAA
- the klc1b gene encoding kinesin light chain 1b isoform X5 codes for MSTMVYPREEKLEKLSQEEIISNTKLVIQGLEALKNEHNSILHSLLETIKCLKKDEEANLVHEKSNLLRKSVEMIELGLGEAQVMMALSNHLNAVESEKQKLRAQVRRLCQENQWLRDELANTQQKLQKSEQSVAQLEEEKKHLEFMNQLKKYDEDVSPTQEEKDREAPKDSLDDLFPNDEEEQGPGMQHQHNSAAVAAAQQGGYEIPARLRTLHNLVIQYASQGRYEVAVPLCKQALEDLEKTSGHDHPDVATMLNILALVYRDQNKYKEAAHLLNDALSIREKTLGKDHPAVAATLNNLAVLYGKRGKYKEAEPLCKRALEIREKVLGKDHPDVAKQLNNLALLCQNQGKYEEVEYYYCRALEIYESRLGPDDANVAKTKNNLASCFLKQGKYKEAEILYKEILTRAHEKEFGSVDAENKPIWMHAEEREEMSKGKHRDNTPYGEYGGWYKACKVNSPTVNTTLRNLGALYRRQGKLEAAETLEECAVRSRKQSNTGIDPIHQTRVVEILKDTDGDRRRSRDSLSSVKYESGSETGEEVSMGVEWNGA; via the exons ATGTCCACCATGGTGTATCCACGGGAAGAGAAGCTGGAGAAGCTCTCTCAGGAAGAGATCATCTCCAACACAAAGCTGGTGATCCAGGGTCTGGAGGCCCTGAAGAATGAGCACAACTCCATCCTCCACAGCCTCCTAGAGACCATCAAGTGCTTAAAGAAGGATGAAGAGGCCAACCTGGTGCACGAGAAGTCCAACCTGCTGCGCAAGTCAGTGGAGATGATTGAACTGGGCCTGGGAGAAGCTCAG GTGATGATGGCCCTGTCCAACCACCTGAACGCCGTGGAGTCTGAGAAGCAGAAGCTGCGCGCGCAGGTGAGGAGGCTGTGCCAGGAAAACCAGTGGCTGCGGGACGAGCTGGCCAACACCCAGCAGAAGCTGCAGAAGAGCGAGCAGAGCGTGgcccagctggaggaggagaagaagcaCCTGGAGTTCATGAACCAGCTCAAAAAGTACGATGAAGACGTCTCACCCACT CAGGAGGAGAAGGACCGAGAAGCACCCAAGGACTCCCTGGACGACCTCTTCCCCAACGATGAGGAGGAGCAGGGCCCAGGAA tgcaacaccaacacaacaGTGCAGCCGTGGCTGCAGCCCAGCAGGGAGGCTACGAGATCCCGGCCCGTCTGAGAACCCTGCACAACCTGGTGATCCAGTATGCCTCCCAGGGCCGGTACGAGGTGGCTGTCCCCCTCTGCAAGCAGGCTTTGGAGGACTTGGAGAAGACTTCTGGACACGACCACCCTGACGTGGCCACCATGCTCAACATATTGGCCTTGGTCTATAG AGATCAGAACAAATACAAAGAGGCGGCCCATCTGCTCAACGATGCTCTGTCCATCCGTGAGAAAACCCTGGGCAAAGACCATCCCGCT GTTGCCGCGACACTGAACAACTTGGCTGTGCTGTATGGAAAGAGGGGAAAGTACAAGGAGGCTGAACCTCTGTGTAAGAGGGCTCTGGAGATCAGAGAAAAG GTCCTGGGGAAGGACCACCCAGATGTGGCCAAACAGCTCAACAACCTGGCTCTGCTCTGCCAGAACCAGGGCAAATATGAGGAGGTGGAGTACTACTACTGCCGTGCCCTGGAGATCTACGAGAGCAGGCTGGGCCCAGATGATGCCAATGTGGCCAAAACCAAGAATAACCTG GCGTCCTGCTTTCTCAAACAGGGGAAATACAAGGAGGCTGAGATTCTGTACAAAGAGATTCTGACTCGTGCTCATGAGAAAGAGTTTGGATCTGTTGATG CTGAAAACAAGCCCATCTGGATGCAtgcagaggaaagagaggagatgAGCAAG GGCAAGCACAGAGACAACACTCCATACGGAGAGTACGGAGGCTGGTACAAGGCCTGCAAAGTCAACAG CCCTACCGTGAACACCACCCTGAGGAACCTGGGCGCCCTGTACCGCCGACAGGGCAAGCTCGAGGCTGCTGAGACTCTGGAAGAGTGTGCTGTGAGGTCCCGCAAGCAG AGCAACACA GGCATTGACCCAATCCACCAGACACGTGTGGTGGAGATCCTGAAGGATACAGACGGCGACAGGCGAAGGAGCAGGGACAGCCTGAGCAGCGTTAAGTATGAGAGCGGCTCTGAGACCGGCGAGGAAGTGAGTATGGGCGTGGAGTGGAACGGG GCCTAA